Proteins encoded together in one Corallococcus soli window:
- a CDS encoding M4 family metallopeptidase, translated as MRTFHPRWHRHSIHCILPPYLLRSIAQNGTSTQRAAALQTASVDNTFRNLRLATTLPTQRPIIRGTSGMMAESQRYRSIYHLDGQETFPGRLVRSEGQEACGDAAVDEAYDGLGATYDLLWEVFGRNSIDDSGMRLDAHVHYGTNYDNAFWDGQRMVFGDGDGELFNRFTIAIDVIGHELAHGMTEDEGPLVYFRQAGALNESMSDVFGSLVKQRVLNQTADKADWLIGEGLLTSAVQGQALRSMKAPGTAFDDPVLGKDPQPGHMRDFIRTWEDNGGVHINSGIPNRAFYLVATQLGGYAWEKAGHIWYEALRDTKLRPDCGFARFARITLMAASRLYGEGGAEDAAVRDAWSQVGIPVSREKVSVAWVPPQGVQTGKPSRTPQA; from the coding sequence ATGAGGACGTTTCATCCAAGATGGCATCGGCATTCCATCCACTGCATCCTTCCGCCGTACCTGCTCCGGTCCATCGCGCAGAACGGCACCAGCACCCAGCGCGCCGCGGCGTTGCAAACCGCCTCCGTGGACAACACGTTCCGGAACCTGCGACTCGCCACGACGCTCCCGACCCAGCGGCCAATCATCCGGGGCACTTCGGGAATGATGGCCGAGTCGCAGCGCTACCGCTCCATCTACCACCTGGACGGACAGGAGACCTTTCCTGGCAGGTTGGTCCGCAGCGAAGGACAGGAGGCCTGCGGCGACGCCGCGGTCGACGAGGCCTACGACGGGCTGGGCGCCACGTACGACCTGCTCTGGGAGGTCTTCGGACGCAACTCCATCGACGACAGCGGCATGCGCCTGGATGCCCACGTCCACTACGGCACGAACTACGACAACGCCTTCTGGGACGGCCAGCGCATGGTGTTCGGGGACGGCGACGGAGAACTCTTCAACCGCTTCACCATCGCCATTGATGTCATTGGCCACGAGCTGGCACACGGCATGACGGAGGACGAGGGCCCGCTGGTCTACTTCCGCCAGGCGGGAGCCCTCAACGAGTCGATGTCCGACGTCTTCGGCTCGCTCGTGAAGCAGCGAGTTCTCAACCAGACGGCGGACAAGGCGGACTGGCTCATTGGCGAAGGGCTCCTCACCTCCGCGGTCCAGGGCCAGGCGCTGCGCTCCATGAAGGCCCCGGGGACCGCCTTCGACGACCCGGTGCTGGGCAAGGACCCGCAGCCCGGCCACATGCGCGACTTCATCAGGACGTGGGAGGACAACGGCGGCGTACACATCAACTCCGGCATTCCCAACCGGGCGTTCTACCTGGTGGCCACCCAGCTCGGAGGCTACGCCTGGGAGAAGGCAGGCCACATCTGGTACGAGGCGCTGCGCGACACGAAGCTGCGTCCCGACTGCGGCTTCGCCCGGTTCGCCCGCATCACGCTGATGGCCGCCTCCCGGCTCTACGGCGAGGGCGGGGCCGAGGACGCCGCGGTCCGCGACGCCTGGAGCCAGGTGGGCATCCCGGTCTCCCGCGAGAAGGTCTCCGTCGCCTGGGTCCCGCCACAGGGCGTCCAGACGGGAAAGCCCTCGCGTACGCCCCAGGCCTGA
- a CDS encoding protealysin inhibitor emfourin — MRIEIKREGGLAFIPGLNKPRLLDLAALPPAQADAIARSVHAASFFEQPGRVGTLTKGADQTRYTVTIEDGGRRHSVQLVEPVQEPNLRALLDLLKQVERTAARPPAGAP, encoded by the coding sequence ATGCGCATTGAAATCAAGCGGGAGGGTGGGCTGGCCTTCATTCCCGGCCTCAACAAGCCAAGGCTGCTGGACCTCGCGGCGCTGCCTCCCGCGCAAGCAGACGCCATCGCACGGAGCGTGCACGCGGCCTCCTTCTTCGAACAGCCCGGCCGCGTGGGCACCCTCACCAAGGGAGCGGATCAGACCCGCTACACCGTCACCATCGAGGACGGAGGACGCCGTCACTCCGTCCAATTGGTGGAGCCCGTCCAGGAGCCCAACCTGCGGGCGCTCCTGGATCTGCTCAAGCAGGTAGAGCGGACGGCGGCACGCCCTCCGGCGGGAGCCCCCTGA
- a CDS encoding Gfo/Idh/MocA family protein: MSLFPTTLPPAEAIPLRGGPVLRWGVLAPGRIAGGFVWALHQHTDQRVHAVASRAPERASRFAATYGIPRVHESYEQLVADPQVDIVYVASPHSEHKRQALLAIAAGKHVLVEKPLALSASEARDIARAARAAGVFAMEALWSRFLPQTLLIERLLREGVLGDVQLVMADFGGRFDFDPEGRVFNPALGGGALLDIGIYPIWFAHFALGAPPRVHATGSLTQTGVDAQAALVLSYATGAQALLHTTVLAETPQEAVIAGTHARLQLDSRFFAPSGFTLKAARSDQRLRWTDTSGIPGSEGLAYQAAAVARHIAEGHTESPLHPLERSIAVLETIDAARGQLGASGRDGGSAR; encoded by the coding sequence GTGAGCCTCTTCCCGACCACCCTCCCCCCCGCCGAAGCCATCCCCTTGCGCGGAGGCCCCGTGCTGCGCTGGGGCGTGCTCGCGCCCGGACGGATCGCGGGAGGCTTCGTCTGGGCGCTGCATCAGCACACCGACCAGCGCGTCCACGCGGTCGCCTCGCGTGCCCCCGAGCGCGCCTCGCGCTTCGCCGCGACCTACGGCATCCCGCGCGTCCACGAGTCCTACGAGCAGCTCGTCGCGGACCCCCAGGTCGACATCGTCTACGTGGCGTCCCCCCACAGCGAACACAAGCGCCAGGCCCTGCTCGCCATCGCCGCCGGCAAGCACGTCCTCGTGGAGAAGCCGCTCGCGCTCAGCGCCTCCGAGGCCCGCGACATCGCCCGGGCCGCTCGCGCCGCGGGCGTCTTCGCCATGGAGGCCCTGTGGTCACGCTTCCTCCCCCAGACGCTGCTCATTGAACGGTTGCTGCGCGAAGGCGTGCTCGGAGACGTCCAGCTCGTCATGGCGGACTTCGGTGGCCGCTTCGACTTCGATCCCGAAGGCCGCGTCTTCAATCCCGCGCTCGGCGGCGGCGCCCTGCTCGACATCGGCATCTATCCCATCTGGTTCGCGCACTTCGCGCTCGGCGCGCCCCCGCGGGTGCACGCCACGGGCTCGCTCACCCAGACAGGCGTGGACGCGCAGGCGGCCCTCGTCCTCAGCTACGCCACGGGCGCCCAGGCGCTGCTGCACACCACCGTCCTCGCCGAGACGCCCCAGGAGGCCGTCATCGCGGGCACGCACGCGCGCCTCCAGCTCGACTCACGCTTCTTCGCGCCCAGTGGCTTCACGCTGAAGGCCGCGCGGTCGGACCAGCGGCTGCGCTGGACCGATACGTCTGGCATCCCTGGCAGCGAGGGCCTCGCCTACCAGGCCGCCGCGGTCGCACGGCACATCGCCGAGGGACACACGGAGTCACCGCTGCATCCGCTCGAGCGCAGCATCGCCGTGCTTGAAACCATCGACGCGGCGCGCGGGCAGCTTGGCGCCTCCGGCCGCGACGGAGGGTCCGCTCGCTGA